The sequence GTTCATCATTATATTTTTCTTTATAATTTTTAATAAAGTTTTGGATTTTTTCATTACTATCTTTTGTAGAATAATGGTTAGCAAAATATACATCTTCTATTGCTGCATAAGAAGATGGATCTACTGTTTTAACAACTCCATCCCAACCATCTGAACCAACTATAACTGATTTTAATCCAACTTCTCTTGCTTGTATAGCAATTAATCCATCTTGTTCATAATAATCAGGTATAAATAATATATCTGGATTTTGTTGAGCAATTTTTGTAAGTTGAGCTTTAAAATCTTTATCTCCATCTGAATATCCTTCTCTTGCTACAACTTGAATTCCTTGTTTTTCTGCTTCTGTTACAAAGGCATTAGCAACTCCGTCTGAATAGTCACTTGAATTATTAGACATAATAGCTACTGTCTTTGCACCTAATTTATCTTTTGCAAATTTTGCAAGAACTACTCCTTGGTATGGATCTGTAAAACATACTCTAAATATGTTAGAACCAGCTTCTGTAATATTAAGTTGTGTTCCAGTTGGTGTTATCATTGGAATTCCATCTTGTGCTGCAACTTCTGCAACTGCAACACTTGGTTTTGAAGTAACAT is a genomic window of Fusobacterium nucleatum containing:
- a CDS encoding ABC transporter substrate-binding protein encodes the protein MKKKLLTTLLGASLLLVACGGEKTEEKSTKEDETIKIGAMGPLTGAVAIYGISATNGLKLAVDEINANGGILGKQVELNLLDEKGDSTEAVNAYNKLVDWGMVVLIGDVTSKPSVAVAEVAAQDGIPMITPTGTQLNITEAGSNIFRVCFTDPYQGVVLAKFAKDKLGAKTVAIMSNNSSDYSDGVANAFVTEAEKQGIQVVAREGYSDGDKDFKAQLTKIAQQNPDILFIPDYYEQDGLIAIQAREVGLKSVIVGSDGWDGVVKTVDPSSYAAIEDVYFANHYSTKDSNEKIQNFIKNYKEKYNDEPSAFSALSYDTAYLLKAAIEKAGTTDKEAVTKAIKEIQFEGITGQLTFDENNNPVKSITIIKIVNGDYTFDSVVTK